The following coding sequences are from one Cervus canadensis isolate Bull #8, Minnesota chromosome 4, ASM1932006v1, whole genome shotgun sequence window:
- the WIZ gene encoding protein Wiz isoform X10, translating into MAASTAQCRVTKAESKAAAGPRAGGARERAPAGAPPPGPPSPGPAALPAPPPPPPPPPPPPPPRDGPKAEPEPGPGPAPAPGLGSEENAMVAMDLGSPPLPKKSLPVPGPLEQVANRLSSKMAAEVPHGSKQELPDLKAQSLTTCEVCGACFETRKGLSSHARSHLRQLGVAESESSGAPIDLLYELVKQKGLPDTPLGLPPSLTKKSNSPKEIVAGAPRPGLLALAKPLDVPAVNKAIKSPPGFSAKGLAHAPNSPLLKKASLALAGSPTHKNPEDKSPQLSLSPRPASPKAQWPQSEDEGPLNLTSGPEPARDIRCEFCGEFFENRKGLSSHARSHLRQMGVTEWYVNGSPIDTLREILKRRTQSRPGGPPNPSGPSPKALAKVVSSGGPGSSLEARSPADLHLSPLAKKLPPAPGSPLGHSPTASPPPTARKMFPGLSSPSLTKKLKPEQMRVEIKREMLPGALHGEPHPSEGPWVAPREDMTPLNLSSRAEPVRDIRCEFCGEFFENRKGLSSHARSHLRQMGVTEWSVNGSPIDTLREILKKKSKPCLIKKEPPAGDLAPALTEDGPPTVAPGPMQAPLPLAPMAGRPGKPGAGPAQIPRELSLAPITGTKHSAPSYLGSVAGKRPLQEDRLLPAEVKAKTYIQTELPFKAKALHEKTSHSSTEACCELCGLYFENRKALASHARAHLRQFGVTEWCVNGSPIETLSEWIKHRPQKAGAYRSYIQSGRPFTKKFRSAGHGRDGDKRPPLGLAPGGLAAVGRSAGGEPGPEAGRAADSGERPLAASPPGTVKAEEHQRQNINKFERRQARPPDASVARGSEEASDLHQKLEEVRQPPPRVRPVPALVPRPPQTSLVKFVGNIYTLKCRFCEVEFQGPLSIQEEWVRHLQRHILEMNFSKADPPPEEPQAPQAQTAAAEAP; encoded by the exons ATGGCCGCCTCCACCGCCCAGTGCCGAGTGACAAAAGCGGAGAGCAAGGCGGCGGCGGGGCCGCGCGCGGGGGGCGCCCGTGAGCGCGCGCCCGCGGGGGCGCCCCCGCCGGGCCCCCCGAGCCCGGGCCCCGCGGCTCttcccgcgccgccgccgccgcccccacccccgccgccgccgccgccgccgcgggacGGGCCCAAGGCCGAGCCGGAGCCGGGGCCCGGGCCCGCGCCCGCGCCGG GCCTGGGTTCTGAGGAAAACGCAATGGTGGCCATGGACTTGGGCTCCCCCCCGCTTCCCAAGAAGAGCCTGCCTGTCCCTGGGCCCCTGGAGCAGGTGGCCAATCGGCTGAGCAGCAAAATGGCTGCAGAGGTTCCTCATGGCAGCAAGCAGGAGCTGCCGGACCTCAAGG CCCAGAGCCTGACCACCTGCGAGGTCTGCGGTGCCTGCTTTGAGACACGCAAGGGCCTGTCCAGCCACGCGCGCTCCCACCTGCGGCAGCTGGGGGTGGCCGAGTCGGAGAGCAGCGGTGCCCCCATTGACCTCCTCTACGAGCTCGTGAAGCAGAAGGGCCTGCCTGACACACCCCTTGGGCTGCCCCCAAGCCTGACGAAGAAGTCCAACTCGCCGAAGGAGATAGTCGCTGGAGCCCCGCGACCTGGCCTGCTCGCCCTGGCCAAGCCCCTCGATGTCCCTGCTGTCAACAAGGCCATCAAGTCGCCTCCCGGCTTCTCAGCTAAGGGCCTGGCCCACGCGCCCAACTCCCCTCTCCTCAAGAAGGCATCGCTGGCCCTGGCGGGCTCCCCTACCCATAAGAATCCTGAGGACAAGAGCCCCCAGCTGTCCCTGAGCCCCCGGCCAGCCTCTCCAAAGGCCCAGTGGCCCCAGTCTGAGGACGAGGGGCCCCTGAACCTCA CCTCGGGCCCGGAGCCGGCACGCGACATCCGCTGTGAGTTCTGCGGAGAGTTCTTCGAGAACCGCAAGGGCCTGTCGAGCCATGCCCGCTCGCACCTGCGTCAGATGGGCGTAACCGAGTGGTACGTCAACGGTTCACCCATCGACACGCTGCGGGAGATCCTCAAGAGACGGACCCAGTCCCGGCCTGGCGGACCCCCCAACCCATCAGGGCCTAGCCCCAAAGCTCTGGCCAAGGTGGTGAGCAGCGGAGGTCCTGGCAGCTCACTGGAAGCCCGCAGCCCCGCGGACCTTCACCTCTCACCCCTGGCCAAGAAGTTGCCGCCAGCACCAGGCAGCCCCCTGGGCCACTCACCAactgcctctcctcctcccacgGCCCGGAAGATGTTCCCAGGCCTCTCCTCACCCTCCCTGACCAAGAAGCTGAAGCCTGAACAAATGAGGGTGGAGATCAAGCGGGAGATGCTGCCGGGGGCCCTTCATGGGGAACCGCACCCATCCGAGGGTCCCTGGGTGGCACCTCGGGAAGACATGACCCCCTTGAACCTGT CATCCCGGGCAGAGCCGGTGCGTGACATCCGCTGCGAGTTCTGTGGCGAGTTCTTCGAGAACCGAAAGGGCCTGTCAAGCCACGCACGCTCACACCTGCGGCAGATGGGCGTGACCGAGTGGTCCGTCAACGGCTCACCCATTGACACTCTGCGGGAGATCCTCAAGAAGAAATCCAAGCCATGCCTCATCAAGAAGGAGCCGCCGGCCGGAGACCTGGCCCCTGCCTTGACCGAGGACGGGCCCCCCACAGTGGCCCCTGGGCCCATGCAGGCCCCCTTGCCCCTGGCACCGATGGCTGGCCGGCCAGGCAAACCCGGAGCTGGGCCAGCCCAAATACCCCGCGAGCTCAGCCTGGCTCCCATCACTGGCACCAAGCATTCGGCCCCCAGCTACCTGGGCTCCGTGGCAGGCAAGCGGCCCCTGCAGGAGGACCGCCTCCTCCCCGCAGAGGTCAAGGCCAAGACCTACATCCAGACTGAACTGCCGTTCAAGGCAAAGGCCCTCCACGAGAAGACCTCCCACTCCT CCACTGAGGCCTGCTGTGAGCTGTGTGGCCTTTACTTCGAAAACCGCAAGGCTCTGGCCAGCCATGCCCGGGCACACCTGCGACAGTTCGGCGTGACCGAGTGGTGCGTGAATGGCTCCCCCATCGAGACGCTGAGCGAGTGGATCAAGCACCGGCCCCAGAAGGCGGGCGCCTACCGCAGCTACATCCAGAGCGGCCGGCCCTTCACCAAGAAGTTTCGCAGCGCTGGCCATGGCCGCGACGGTGACAAGCGGCCGCCCCTGGGGCTGGCTCCTGGGGGCCTGGCTGCGGTGGGCCGCAGTGCTGGGGGTGAACCAGGGCCCGAGGCTGGCCGGGCCGCCGACAGTGGTGAGCGGCCTCTGGCGGCCAGCCCGCCAGGCACTGTGAAGGCAGAGGAGCACCAGCGGCAGAACATCAACA AATTTGAGCGCCGACAAGCCCGCCCTCCAGATGCCTCTGTGGCCCGGGGCAGTGAGGAGGCCAGTGACCTGcaccagaagctggaggaggtgCGGCAACCTCCGCCCCGGGTCCGACCAGTCCCCGCCCTGGTGCCCCGGCCCCCCCAGACATCACTCGTCAAGTTTGTGGGCAACATCTACACCCTCAAGTGCAG GTTCTGTGAGGTGGAATTCCAGGGGCCCCTCTCCATCCAGGAGGAGTGGGTGCGGCACTTACAGCGGCACATCCTAGAGATGAATTTCTCCAAAGCGGACCCCCCGCCGGAGGAGCCTCAGGCCCCACAGGCACAGACAGCGGCGGCAGAGGCACCCTGA
- the WIZ gene encoding protein Wiz isoform X7, translating into MAASTAQCRVTKAESKAAAGPRAGGARERAPAGAPPPGPPSPGPAALPAPPPPPPPPPPPPPPRDGPKAEPEPGPGPAPAPGLGSEENAMVAMDLGSPPLPKKSLPVPGPLEQVANRLSSKMAAEVPHGSKQELPDLKAQSLTTCEVCGACFETRKGLSSHARSHLRQLGVAESESSGAPIDLLYELVKQKGLPDTPLGLPPSLTKKSNSPKEIVAGAPRPGLLALAKPLDVPAVNKAIKSPPGFSAKGLAHAPNSPLLKKASLALAGSPTHKNPEDKSPQLSLSPRPASPKAQWPQSEDEGPLNLTLDSDGGRELDCRLCGAWFETRRGLSSHARAHLRHLGVSDPDAKGSPIDALHGLIRRAGVQIRLPLGRGALALLGRPPPAPAALSLPLPPPPAKRAKLKAKGAASPWGKQDLPAAAAAGIFWASDVEPSPLNLSSGPEPARDIRCEFCGEFFENRKGLSSHARSHLRQMGVTEWYVNGSPIDTLREILKRRTQSRPGGPPNPSGPSPKALAKVVSSGGPGSSLEARSPADLHLSPLAKKLPPAPGSPLGHSPTASPPPTARKMFPGLSSPSLTKKLKPEQMRVEIKREMLPGALHGEPHPSEGPWVAPREDMTPLNLSSRAEPVRDIRCEFCGEFFENRKGLSSHARSHLRQMGVTEWSVNGSPIDTLREILKKKSKPCLIKKEPPAGDLAPALTEDGPPTVAPGPMQAPLPLAPMAGRPGKPGAGPAQIPRELSLAPITGTKHSAPSYLGSVAGKRPLQEDRLLPAEVKAKTYIQTELPFKAKALHEKTSHSSTEACCELCGLYFENRKALASHARAHLRQFGVTEWCVNGSPIETLSEWIKHRPQKAGAYRSYIQSGRPFTKKFRSAGHGRDGDKRPPLGLAPGGLAAVGRSAGGEPGPEAGRAADSGERPLAASPPGTVKAEEHQRQNINKFERRQARPPDASVARGSEEASDLHQKLEEVRQPPPRVRPVPALVPRPPQTSLVKFVGNIYTLKCRFCEVEFQGPLSIQEEWVRHLQRHILEMNFSKADPPPEEPQAPQAQTAAAEAP; encoded by the exons ATGGCCGCCTCCACCGCCCAGTGCCGAGTGACAAAAGCGGAGAGCAAGGCGGCGGCGGGGCCGCGCGCGGGGGGCGCCCGTGAGCGCGCGCCCGCGGGGGCGCCCCCGCCGGGCCCCCCGAGCCCGGGCCCCGCGGCTCttcccgcgccgccgccgccgcccccacccccgccgccgccgccgccgccgcgggacGGGCCCAAGGCCGAGCCGGAGCCGGGGCCCGGGCCCGCGCCCGCGCCGG GCCTGGGTTCTGAGGAAAACGCAATGGTGGCCATGGACTTGGGCTCCCCCCCGCTTCCCAAGAAGAGCCTGCCTGTCCCTGGGCCCCTGGAGCAGGTGGCCAATCGGCTGAGCAGCAAAATGGCTGCAGAGGTTCCTCATGGCAGCAAGCAGGAGCTGCCGGACCTCAAGG CCCAGAGCCTGACCACCTGCGAGGTCTGCGGTGCCTGCTTTGAGACACGCAAGGGCCTGTCCAGCCACGCGCGCTCCCACCTGCGGCAGCTGGGGGTGGCCGAGTCGGAGAGCAGCGGTGCCCCCATTGACCTCCTCTACGAGCTCGTGAAGCAGAAGGGCCTGCCTGACACACCCCTTGGGCTGCCCCCAAGCCTGACGAAGAAGTCCAACTCGCCGAAGGAGATAGTCGCTGGAGCCCCGCGACCTGGCCTGCTCGCCCTGGCCAAGCCCCTCGATGTCCCTGCTGTCAACAAGGCCATCAAGTCGCCTCCCGGCTTCTCAGCTAAGGGCCTGGCCCACGCGCCCAACTCCCCTCTCCTCAAGAAGGCATCGCTGGCCCTGGCGGGCTCCCCTACCCATAAGAATCCTGAGGACAAGAGCCCCCAGCTGTCCCTGAGCCCCCGGCCAGCCTCTCCAAAGGCCCAGTGGCCCCAGTCTGAGGACGAGGGGCCCCTGAACCTCA CTTTAGATAGTGACGGGGGCAGAGAGCTGGACTGCCGGCTGTGCGGTGCCTGGTTTGAGACCCGCAGGGGCCTGTCCAGCCACGCCCGCGCCCACCTGCGCCACCTGGGCGTCAGCGACCCGGATGCCAAGGGATCCCCCATAGACGCGCTCCACGGGCTCATCCGGAGGGCCGGCGTCCAGATCCGCCTCCCACTCGGGCGGGGCGCCCTGGCCCTGCTGGGGCGGCCGCCTCCCGCTCCTGCGGCCCTCtccttgcccctccccccaccgccgGCCAAGAGGGCCAAGCTGAAGGCCAAGGGTGCGGCCAGCCCCTGGGGGAAGCAGGACCTCCCGGCCGCCGCAGCCGCTGGCATTTTCTGGGCCTCTGATGTGGAGCCGTCTCCTCTCAACCTCT CCTCGGGCCCGGAGCCGGCACGCGACATCCGCTGTGAGTTCTGCGGAGAGTTCTTCGAGAACCGCAAGGGCCTGTCGAGCCATGCCCGCTCGCACCTGCGTCAGATGGGCGTAACCGAGTGGTACGTCAACGGTTCACCCATCGACACGCTGCGGGAGATCCTCAAGAGACGGACCCAGTCCCGGCCTGGCGGACCCCCCAACCCATCAGGGCCTAGCCCCAAAGCTCTGGCCAAGGTGGTGAGCAGCGGAGGTCCTGGCAGCTCACTGGAAGCCCGCAGCCCCGCGGACCTTCACCTCTCACCCCTGGCCAAGAAGTTGCCGCCAGCACCAGGCAGCCCCCTGGGCCACTCACCAactgcctctcctcctcccacgGCCCGGAAGATGTTCCCAGGCCTCTCCTCACCCTCCCTGACCAAGAAGCTGAAGCCTGAACAAATGAGGGTGGAGATCAAGCGGGAGATGCTGCCGGGGGCCCTTCATGGGGAACCGCACCCATCCGAGGGTCCCTGGGTGGCACCTCGGGAAGACATGACCCCCTTGAACCTGT CATCCCGGGCAGAGCCGGTGCGTGACATCCGCTGCGAGTTCTGTGGCGAGTTCTTCGAGAACCGAAAGGGCCTGTCAAGCCACGCACGCTCACACCTGCGGCAGATGGGCGTGACCGAGTGGTCCGTCAACGGCTCACCCATTGACACTCTGCGGGAGATCCTCAAGAAGAAATCCAAGCCATGCCTCATCAAGAAGGAGCCGCCGGCCGGAGACCTGGCCCCTGCCTTGACCGAGGACGGGCCCCCCACAGTGGCCCCTGGGCCCATGCAGGCCCCCTTGCCCCTGGCACCGATGGCTGGCCGGCCAGGCAAACCCGGAGCTGGGCCAGCCCAAATACCCCGCGAGCTCAGCCTGGCTCCCATCACTGGCACCAAGCATTCGGCCCCCAGCTACCTGGGCTCCGTGGCAGGCAAGCGGCCCCTGCAGGAGGACCGCCTCCTCCCCGCAGAGGTCAAGGCCAAGACCTACATCCAGACTGAACTGCCGTTCAAGGCAAAGGCCCTCCACGAGAAGACCTCCCACTCCT CCACTGAGGCCTGCTGTGAGCTGTGTGGCCTTTACTTCGAAAACCGCAAGGCTCTGGCCAGCCATGCCCGGGCACACCTGCGACAGTTCGGCGTGACCGAGTGGTGCGTGAATGGCTCCCCCATCGAGACGCTGAGCGAGTGGATCAAGCACCGGCCCCAGAAGGCGGGCGCCTACCGCAGCTACATCCAGAGCGGCCGGCCCTTCACCAAGAAGTTTCGCAGCGCTGGCCATGGCCGCGACGGTGACAAGCGGCCGCCCCTGGGGCTGGCTCCTGGGGGCCTGGCTGCGGTGGGCCGCAGTGCTGGGGGTGAACCAGGGCCCGAGGCTGGCCGGGCCGCCGACAGTGGTGAGCGGCCTCTGGCGGCCAGCCCGCCAGGCACTGTGAAGGCAGAGGAGCACCAGCGGCAGAACATCAACA AATTTGAGCGCCGACAAGCCCGCCCTCCAGATGCCTCTGTGGCCCGGGGCAGTGAGGAGGCCAGTGACCTGcaccagaagctggaggaggtgCGGCAACCTCCGCCCCGGGTCCGACCAGTCCCCGCCCTGGTGCCCCGGCCCCCCCAGACATCACTCGTCAAGTTTGTGGGCAACATCTACACCCTCAAGTGCAG GTTCTGTGAGGTGGAATTCCAGGGGCCCCTCTCCATCCAGGAGGAGTGGGTGCGGCACTTACAGCGGCACATCCTAGAGATGAATTTCTCCAAAGCGGACCCCCCGCCGGAGGAGCCTCAGGCCCCACAGGCACAGACAGCGGCGGCAGAGGCACCCTGA
- the WIZ gene encoding protein Wiz isoform X8: MEPQLSWGLGSEENAMVAMDLGSPPLPKKSLPVPGPLEQVANRLSSKMAAEVPHGSKQELPDLKAQSLTTCEVCGACFETRKGLSSHARSHLRQLGVAESESSGAPIDLLYELVKQKGLPDTPLGLPPSLTKKSNSPKEIVAGAPRPGLLALAKPLDVPAVNKAIKSPPGFSAKGLAHAPNSPLLKKASLALAGSPTHKNPEDKSPQLSLSPRPASPKAQWPQSEDEGPLNLTLDSDGGRELDCRLCGAWFETRRGLSSHARAHLRHLGVSDPDAKGSPIDALHGLIRRAGVQIRLPLGRGALALLGRPPPAPAALSLPLPPPPAKRAKLKAKGAASPWGKQDLPAAAAAGIFWASDVEPSPLNLSSGPEPARDIRCEFCGEFFENRKGLSSHARSHLRQMGVTEWYVNGSPIDTLREILKRRTQSRPGGPPNPSGPSPKALAKVVSSGGPGSSLEARSPADLHLSPLAKKLPPAPGSPLGHSPTASPPPTARKMFPGLSSPSLTKKLKPEQMRVEIKREMLPGALHGEPHPSEGPWVAPREDMTPLNLSSRAEPVRDIRCEFCGEFFENRKGLSSHARSHLRQMGVTEWSVNGSPIDTLREILKKKSKPCLIKKEPPAGDLAPALTEDGPPTVAPGPMQAPLPLAPMAGRPGKPGAGPAQIPRELSLAPITGTKHSAPSYLGSVAGKRPLQEDRLLPAEVKAKTYIQTELPFKAKALHEKTSHSSTEACCELCGLYFENRKALASHARAHLRQFGVTEWCVNGSPIETLSEWIKHRPQKAGAYRSYIQSGRPFTKKFRSAGHGRDGDKRPPLGLAPGGLAAVGRSAGGEPGPEAGRAADSGERPLAASPPGTVKAEEHQRQNINKFERRQARPPDASVARGSEEASDLHQKLEEVRQPPPRVRPVPALVPRPPQTSLVKFVGNIYTLKCRFCEVEFQGPLSIQEEWVRHLQRHILEMNFSKADPPPEEPQAPQAQTAAAEAP; the protein is encoded by the exons ATGGAGCCTCAGCTTTCATGGG GCCTGGGTTCTGAGGAAAACGCAATGGTGGCCATGGACTTGGGCTCCCCCCCGCTTCCCAAGAAGAGCCTGCCTGTCCCTGGGCCCCTGGAGCAGGTGGCCAATCGGCTGAGCAGCAAAATGGCTGCAGAGGTTCCTCATGGCAGCAAGCAGGAGCTGCCGGACCTCAAGG CCCAGAGCCTGACCACCTGCGAGGTCTGCGGTGCCTGCTTTGAGACACGCAAGGGCCTGTCCAGCCACGCGCGCTCCCACCTGCGGCAGCTGGGGGTGGCCGAGTCGGAGAGCAGCGGTGCCCCCATTGACCTCCTCTACGAGCTCGTGAAGCAGAAGGGCCTGCCTGACACACCCCTTGGGCTGCCCCCAAGCCTGACGAAGAAGTCCAACTCGCCGAAGGAGATAGTCGCTGGAGCCCCGCGACCTGGCCTGCTCGCCCTGGCCAAGCCCCTCGATGTCCCTGCTGTCAACAAGGCCATCAAGTCGCCTCCCGGCTTCTCAGCTAAGGGCCTGGCCCACGCGCCCAACTCCCCTCTCCTCAAGAAGGCATCGCTGGCCCTGGCGGGCTCCCCTACCCATAAGAATCCTGAGGACAAGAGCCCCCAGCTGTCCCTGAGCCCCCGGCCAGCCTCTCCAAAGGCCCAGTGGCCCCAGTCTGAGGACGAGGGGCCCCTGAACCTCA CTTTAGATAGTGACGGGGGCAGAGAGCTGGACTGCCGGCTGTGCGGTGCCTGGTTTGAGACCCGCAGGGGCCTGTCCAGCCACGCCCGCGCCCACCTGCGCCACCTGGGCGTCAGCGACCCGGATGCCAAGGGATCCCCCATAGACGCGCTCCACGGGCTCATCCGGAGGGCCGGCGTCCAGATCCGCCTCCCACTCGGGCGGGGCGCCCTGGCCCTGCTGGGGCGGCCGCCTCCCGCTCCTGCGGCCCTCtccttgcccctccccccaccgccgGCCAAGAGGGCCAAGCTGAAGGCCAAGGGTGCGGCCAGCCCCTGGGGGAAGCAGGACCTCCCGGCCGCCGCAGCCGCTGGCATTTTCTGGGCCTCTGATGTGGAGCCGTCTCCTCTCAACCTCT CCTCGGGCCCGGAGCCGGCACGCGACATCCGCTGTGAGTTCTGCGGAGAGTTCTTCGAGAACCGCAAGGGCCTGTCGAGCCATGCCCGCTCGCACCTGCGTCAGATGGGCGTAACCGAGTGGTACGTCAACGGTTCACCCATCGACACGCTGCGGGAGATCCTCAAGAGACGGACCCAGTCCCGGCCTGGCGGACCCCCCAACCCATCAGGGCCTAGCCCCAAAGCTCTGGCCAAGGTGGTGAGCAGCGGAGGTCCTGGCAGCTCACTGGAAGCCCGCAGCCCCGCGGACCTTCACCTCTCACCCCTGGCCAAGAAGTTGCCGCCAGCACCAGGCAGCCCCCTGGGCCACTCACCAactgcctctcctcctcccacgGCCCGGAAGATGTTCCCAGGCCTCTCCTCACCCTCCCTGACCAAGAAGCTGAAGCCTGAACAAATGAGGGTGGAGATCAAGCGGGAGATGCTGCCGGGGGCCCTTCATGGGGAACCGCACCCATCCGAGGGTCCCTGGGTGGCACCTCGGGAAGACATGACCCCCTTGAACCTGT CATCCCGGGCAGAGCCGGTGCGTGACATCCGCTGCGAGTTCTGTGGCGAGTTCTTCGAGAACCGAAAGGGCCTGTCAAGCCACGCACGCTCACACCTGCGGCAGATGGGCGTGACCGAGTGGTCCGTCAACGGCTCACCCATTGACACTCTGCGGGAGATCCTCAAGAAGAAATCCAAGCCATGCCTCATCAAGAAGGAGCCGCCGGCCGGAGACCTGGCCCCTGCCTTGACCGAGGACGGGCCCCCCACAGTGGCCCCTGGGCCCATGCAGGCCCCCTTGCCCCTGGCACCGATGGCTGGCCGGCCAGGCAAACCCGGAGCTGGGCCAGCCCAAATACCCCGCGAGCTCAGCCTGGCTCCCATCACTGGCACCAAGCATTCGGCCCCCAGCTACCTGGGCTCCGTGGCAGGCAAGCGGCCCCTGCAGGAGGACCGCCTCCTCCCCGCAGAGGTCAAGGCCAAGACCTACATCCAGACTGAACTGCCGTTCAAGGCAAAGGCCCTCCACGAGAAGACCTCCCACTCCT CCACTGAGGCCTGCTGTGAGCTGTGTGGCCTTTACTTCGAAAACCGCAAGGCTCTGGCCAGCCATGCCCGGGCACACCTGCGACAGTTCGGCGTGACCGAGTGGTGCGTGAATGGCTCCCCCATCGAGACGCTGAGCGAGTGGATCAAGCACCGGCCCCAGAAGGCGGGCGCCTACCGCAGCTACATCCAGAGCGGCCGGCCCTTCACCAAGAAGTTTCGCAGCGCTGGCCATGGCCGCGACGGTGACAAGCGGCCGCCCCTGGGGCTGGCTCCTGGGGGCCTGGCTGCGGTGGGCCGCAGTGCTGGGGGTGAACCAGGGCCCGAGGCTGGCCGGGCCGCCGACAGTGGTGAGCGGCCTCTGGCGGCCAGCCCGCCAGGCACTGTGAAGGCAGAGGAGCACCAGCGGCAGAACATCAACA AATTTGAGCGCCGACAAGCCCGCCCTCCAGATGCCTCTGTGGCCCGGGGCAGTGAGGAGGCCAGTGACCTGcaccagaagctggaggaggtgCGGCAACCTCCGCCCCGGGTCCGACCAGTCCCCGCCCTGGTGCCCCGGCCCCCCCAGACATCACTCGTCAAGTTTGTGGGCAACATCTACACCCTCAAGTGCAG GTTCTGTGAGGTGGAATTCCAGGGGCCCCTCTCCATCCAGGAGGAGTGGGTGCGGCACTTACAGCGGCACATCCTAGAGATGAATTTCTCCAAAGCGGACCCCCCGCCGGAGGAGCCTCAGGCCCCACAGGCACAGACAGCGGCGGCAGAGGCACCCTGA